In one window of Oryza sativa Japonica Group chromosome 9, ASM3414082v1 DNA:
- the LOC4347651 gene encoding rab GTPase-activating protein 22 — translation MKALRRSSTSSSPSSSSSSPTAASSPPSSSWIHLRSLLVAAASSSSSASSSAAAGSSVAMVSASAPAASSSPSPSPAPAPAPSSPHSDRGGIKSPWSRRKRKRVLSRQQWEGLFSANGKLRDRGKKFLKKVRSGGIEPGIRAEVWPFLLGVYDLNSTEDERNTIKIKKRKEYEKLRRQCQQILNCYKGNGLKVINENNEECSGIEFSAEGSESPCFEDVNIARASVSHEELKPESEPEQPDNSMCAVTECMEEDTGELICLDPCIAESESSDSESSDEDDPGRISMSGEENCDPDPKFTRTTSFKADFFKSSKTSEDFATWQRIIRLDAIRANTEWILFSRNQAEISRERALQCAESVGLRDYDHLDPSMIYHAARLVGLLEAYAVYDPEIGYCQGMSDLLSPIIAVMEEDDEAFWCFVGFMRKARHNFRLDEVGIRRQLKIVSQIIKRKDSHLYKHLQKLQAEDCFFVYRMVVVLFRRELTFEQTVCLWEVMWADQAAIRAGIGRSTWAKIRLRAPPTDDLLLYAIAACVLQRRKLIIEKYSSMDEILRECNSMAGQLDVWRLLDDAHDLVVNFHDKI, via the exons aTGAAGGCGCTGCGGCGATCCAGCACCTCGtcctccccgtcgtcgtcgtcctcgtcgccgacggccgcgtcgtccccgccgtcctcgtcgtggATCCACCTCCGGTCGCTGCTCgtcgccgcggcgtcgtcgtcttcgtcggcgtcgtcgtcggcggcggcgggaagctcCGTGGCCATGGTGTCCGCTtcggcgcccgccgcgtcgtcgtcgccgtcgccgtcgccagcgcccgcccccgcgccgtcctcgccgcacTCGGATCG GGGTGGAATAAAGTCTCCATGGTCTCGAAGGAAAAGAAAACGAGTACTTTCTCGTCAACAATGGGAAGGTCTGTTTTCTGCTAATGGGAAACTTCGTGATCGAGGAAAGAAGTTTCTGAAGAAAGTTCGCAGCGGG GGCATTGAACCAGGAATCAGGGCTGAAGTTTGGCCCTTCCTGCTAGGAGT CTATGATTTAAATAGCACAGAAGACGAAAGGAATACCATCAAAATCAAGAAAAG GAAAGAGTATGAAAAGTTGAGGCGACAGTGCCAGCAAATTCTGAATTGTTACAAGGGCAATGGGCTGAAAGTAATAAATGAAAATAATGAGGAGTGTTCTGGTATAGAGTTTAGTGCTGAAGGATCAGAATCACCTTGTTTTGAAGATGTCAATATTGCAAGGGCTTCTGTGTCACATGAGGAGCTGAAACCTGAATCCGAGCCTGAGCAACCAGATAACTCAATGTGTGCTGTTACAGAATGTATGGAAGAAGACACGGGTGAATTAATTTGTTTAGATCCTTGCATAGCAGAGTCAGAATCTTCTGATTCTGAATCATCTGATGAAGATGACCCTGGAAGGATATCGATGTCTGGTGAGGAAAATTGTGATCCAGATCCTAAATTTACCAGGACTACTTCATTCAAGGCAGACTTTTTTAAGTCTAGCAAGACTTCAGAGGATTTTGCCACGTGGCAACGCATTATAAGGTTGGATGCTATCCGAGCAAACACAGAATGGATTCTGTTCTCTCGCAACCAGGCCGAAATTTCTAGAGAGAGAGCTTTGCAGTGTGCAGAATCTGTTGGGTTAAGAGATTATGACCATTTAGATCCCAGTATGATTTATCATGCTGCTCGATTAGTGGGGCTTCTTGAAGCATATGCGGTCTATGATCCAGAAATCGGTTACTGTCAAGGTATGAGTGATCTTTTATCTCCAATAATTGCAGTgatggaggaggacgatgaAGCATTTTGGTGCTTTGTGGGTTTCATGAGGAAAGCCAGGCACAACTTCAGGCTTGATGAGGTTGGAATAAGAAGGCAGTTGAAGATTGTCTCTCAGATTATCAAGCGAAAAGATTCGCACCTGTACAAGCACCTGCAGAAGCTGCAAGCTGAGGACTGCTTCTTTGTGTACAGAATGGTAGTGGTTCTCTTCAGGAGGGAGCTCACCTTTGAGCAGACCGTATGCCTTTGGGAGGTTATGTGGGCTGATCAGGCGGCGATTCGCGCTGGTATTGGGAGATCCACCTGGGCAAAAATAAGGTTGCGTGCTCCACCAACCGACGACTTGTTGCTTTATGCCATTGCGGCTTGCGTCCTCCAGAGGAGGAAGCTGATAATCGAGAAGTATAGTAGCATGGACGAGATATTGCGAGAATGCAATAGCATGGCTGGGCAACTGGACGTCTGGAGGCTACTCGACGACGCACACGACCTGGTTGTTAACTTCCACGACAAAATCTGA
- the LOC4347654 gene encoding probable 6-phosphogluconolactonase 4, chloroplastic, with product MSVSAAVAAASTSRTLVLARHRSPPASRVAATSRGRPFSSGPHPLAVSPATRAPAMATDGAAAAAAAGSKKKKEVLIFDAEEDLAVSLAKYTAELSAKLAAERGAFTVVLSGGSLIKNIRKLAEPPYLDSVDWSKWHVFWVDERVVPKDHEDSNYKLALDGFLSKVPIPTGQVYAINDALSAEGAADDYETCLKQLVKNGVIAMSQSTGFPRFDVMLLGMGPDGHIASLFPGHPLVNENKKWVTYIKDSPKPPPERITFTFPVINSSAYVAMVVTGAGKAGAVQKALSDKQTSSDLLPVEMAVLQDGEFTWFTDKPAVSMLQNK from the exons AtgtccgtctccgccgccgtcgccgccgcctccacctcccgtACCCTCGTCCTcgcccgccaccgctcgccgccggcgtctagGGTCGCGGCGACAAGCCGCGGGCGTCCGTTCTCCTCCGGCCCCCATCCCCTCGCCGTCTCTCCCGCCACCCGCGCCCCCGCCATGGCcaccgacggcgccgccgccgccgccgcggcagggtcgaagaagaagaaggaggtgCTCATCTTCGACGCCGAGGAGGACCTCGCGGTGTCCCTGGCGAAGTACACGGCGGAGCTGTCCGCGAAGCTCGCCGCCGAGAGGGGCGCCTTCACCGTCGTGCTCTCCGGCGGATCCCTCATCAAGAACATCAG GAAGCTCGCGGAGCCACCGTACCTGGATTCGGTGGATTGGAGCAAGTGGCATGTGTTCTGGGTGGACGAGAGGGTGGTGCCCAAGGACCATGAGGATAGCAACTACAAGCTCGCCTTGGATGGGTTTCTCTCCAAG GTCCCAATTCCTACTGGCCAAGTTTATGCTATAAATGATGCCTTGTCAGCTGAGGGAGCAGCGGATGACTATGAAACTTGCTTGAAGCAACTTGTCAAGAATGGTGTGATTGCAATGTCGCAATCGACTGGGTTTCCTAGGTTTGATGTCATGCTCCTGGGAATGGGCCCTGATGGCCATATTGCATCTCTTTTCCCAGGCCACCCTCTTGTTAATGAAAACAAGAAGTGGGTCACCTACATCAAGGATTCTCCAAAGCCACCACCTGAGAGAATTACGTTTACATTTCCTGTGATCAACTCATCTGCGTATGTCGCAATGGTGGTCACTGGAGCTGGGAAAGCTGGTGCAGTGCAGAAAGCACTTTCAGATAAGCAGACTTCGTCTGATTTGCTGCCTGTAGAAATGGCTGTACTTCAAGATGGGGAATTCACTTGGTTCACTGACAAGCCAGCAGTGTCAATGTTACAGAACAAATGA
- the TAC1 gene encoding protein TILLER ANGLE CONTROL 1 isoform X4 produces the protein MALKVFNWLNRKKHSNVEYCTINENKAMEEKEDSLRASVTEQDTEALLLRDVLINGILAIGTLGHNVNSLCPESCIEQDEPIIMCDEKVEQEKCEEEKAEAKQDTPVTAPSEPASALEPAKMHSSSMKEDNFMCFVKEEILMHGMEVEDVPNIQERPLLMLEKVEKVRTTLADLFAAEAFSSSDAEDKCYPKIVIVAGASTSKPTSCMEKMHHKKPTKPTSKPLKATRKLSRVMRKMLGKKIHPEQLNGRSNAEGPVTA, from the exons ATGGCTCTAAAG GTGTTCAATTGGCTGAATCGGAAGAAGCATTCTAATGTCGAGTATTGCACCATCAATGAGAACAAGG CCATGGAAGAGAAGGAAGACTCTCTGCGTGCAAGTGTGACTGAGCAAGACACTGAGGCCCTGCTGCTCCGTGATGTGCTTATTAATGGTATACTTGCAATTGGCACGCTGGGCCACAATGTAAACTCACTCTGTCCTGAGTCCTGTATTGAACAAGATGAGCCCATCATCATGTGTGATGAGAAAGTGGAACAAGAGAAGTGCGAAGAAGAAAAGGCTGAGGCTAAACAGGACACACCAGTTACAGCACCAAGTGAACCGGCATCTGCTCTTGAGCCTGCCAAGATGCACTCATCATCGATGAAAGAAGACAACTTCATGTGCTTTGTGAAGGAGGAAATCCTAATGCATGGCATGGAAGTGGAAGATGTTCCTAACATCCAGGAACGACCACTTCTGATGTTAGAGAAGGTGGAGAAAGTGAGAACTACACTTGCCGATCTATTTGCTGCAGAAGCATTCTCATCAAGTGATGCAGAGGATAAGTGTTACCCGAAAATCGTCATTGTTGCTGGGGCATCCACTTCAAAGCCTACGTCGTGCATGGAGAAGATGCATCACAAGAAGCCAACAAAACCAACGTCAAAGCCGCTGAAGGCTACAAGAAAATTAAGTCGA GTCATGAGGAAGATGTTGGGGAAGAAGATCCACCCAGAGCAGCTCAATGGACGTAGCAATGCAGAGGGCCCTGTCACTGCATAA
- the TAC1 gene encoding protein TILLER ANGLE CONTROL 1 isoform X2, which translates to MLIHHLSVYSVCCKVQVFAVSVSLKQVFNWLNRKKHSNVEYCTINENKAMEEKEDSLRASVTEQDTEALLLRDVLINGILAIGTLGHNVNSLCPESCIEQDEPIIMCDEKVEQEKCEEEKAEAKQDTPVTAPSEPASALEPAKMHSSSMKEDNFMCFVKEEILMHGMEVEDVPNIQERPLLMLEKVEKVRTTLADLFAAEAFSSSDAEDKCYPKIVIVAGASTSKPTSCMEKMHHKKPTKPTSKPLKATRKLSRVMRKMLGKKIHPEQLNGRSNAEGPVTA; encoded by the exons ATGCTGATACACCATTTGTCCGTGTATAGTGTATGCTGTAAAGTACAGGTCTTTGCAGTTTCTGTCTCTCTTAAACAA GTGTTCAATTGGCTGAATCGGAAGAAGCATTCTAATGTCGAGTATTGCACCATCAATGAGAACAAGG CCATGGAAGAGAAGGAAGACTCTCTGCGTGCAAGTGTGACTGAGCAAGACACTGAGGCCCTGCTGCTCCGTGATGTGCTTATTAATGGTATACTTGCAATTGGCACGCTGGGCCACAATGTAAACTCACTCTGTCCTGAGTCCTGTATTGAACAAGATGAGCCCATCATCATGTGTGATGAGAAAGTGGAACAAGAGAAGTGCGAAGAAGAAAAGGCTGAGGCTAAACAGGACACACCAGTTACAGCACCAAGTGAACCGGCATCTGCTCTTGAGCCTGCCAAGATGCACTCATCATCGATGAAAGAAGACAACTTCATGTGCTTTGTGAAGGAGGAAATCCTAATGCATGGCATGGAAGTGGAAGATGTTCCTAACATCCAGGAACGACCACTTCTGATGTTAGAGAAGGTGGAGAAAGTGAGAACTACACTTGCCGATCTATTTGCTGCAGAAGCATTCTCATCAAGTGATGCAGAGGATAAGTGTTACCCGAAAATCGTCATTGTTGCTGGGGCATCCACTTCAAAGCCTACGTCGTGCATGGAGAAGATGCATCACAAGAAGCCAACAAAACCAACGTCAAAGCCGCTGAAGGCTACAAGAAAATTAAGTCGA GTCATGAGGAAGATGTTGGGGAAGAAGATCCACCCAGAGCAGCTCAATGGACGTAGCAATGCAGAGGGCCCTGTCACTGCATAA
- the TAC1 gene encoding protein TILLER ANGLE CONTROL 1 isoform X3: MLIHHLSVYSVCCKVQVFNWLNRKKHSNVEYCTINENKAMEEKEDSLRASVTEQDTEALLLRDVLINGILAIGTLGHNVNSLCPESCIEQDEPIIMCDEKVEQEKCEEEKAEAKQDTPVTAPSEPASALEPAKMHSSSMKEDNFMCFVKEEILMHGMEVEDVPNIQERPLLMLEKVEKVRTTLADLFAAEAFSSSDAEDKCYPKIVIVAGASTSKPTSCMEKMHHKKPTKPTSKPLKATRKLSRVMRKMLGKKIHPEQLNGRSNAEGPVTA; the protein is encoded by the exons ATGCTGATACACCATTTGTCCGTGTATAGTGTATGCTGTAAAGTACAG GTGTTCAATTGGCTGAATCGGAAGAAGCATTCTAATGTCGAGTATTGCACCATCAATGAGAACAAGG CCATGGAAGAGAAGGAAGACTCTCTGCGTGCAAGTGTGACTGAGCAAGACACTGAGGCCCTGCTGCTCCGTGATGTGCTTATTAATGGTATACTTGCAATTGGCACGCTGGGCCACAATGTAAACTCACTCTGTCCTGAGTCCTGTATTGAACAAGATGAGCCCATCATCATGTGTGATGAGAAAGTGGAACAAGAGAAGTGCGAAGAAGAAAAGGCTGAGGCTAAACAGGACACACCAGTTACAGCACCAAGTGAACCGGCATCTGCTCTTGAGCCTGCCAAGATGCACTCATCATCGATGAAAGAAGACAACTTCATGTGCTTTGTGAAGGAGGAAATCCTAATGCATGGCATGGAAGTGGAAGATGTTCCTAACATCCAGGAACGACCACTTCTGATGTTAGAGAAGGTGGAGAAAGTGAGAACTACACTTGCCGATCTATTTGCTGCAGAAGCATTCTCATCAAGTGATGCAGAGGATAAGTGTTACCCGAAAATCGTCATTGTTGCTGGGGCATCCACTTCAAAGCCTACGTCGTGCATGGAGAAGATGCATCACAAGAAGCCAACAAAACCAACGTCAAAGCCGCTGAAGGCTACAAGAAAATTAAGTCGA GTCATGAGGAAGATGTTGGGGAAGAAGATCCACCCAGAGCAGCTCAATGGACGTAGCAATGCAGAGGGCCCTGTCACTGCATAA
- the TAC1 gene encoding protein TILLER ANGLE CONTROL 1, which translates to MSSIAPSMRTRVRIPGYLSFMYHMFCCSHVVNSCFFSSIFFPDGVAMEEKEDSLRASVTEQDTEALLLRDVLINGILAIGTLGHNVNSLCPESCIEQDEPIIMCDEKVEQEKCEEEKAEAKQDTPVTAPSEPASALEPAKMHSSSMKEDNFMCFVKEEILMHGMEVEDVPNIQERPLLMLEKVEKVRTTLADLFAAEAFSSSDAEDKCYPKIVIVAGASTSKPTSCMEKMHHKKPTKPTSKPLKATRKLSRVWFSSSLLYLLSLVTLYFTSLEFITLCSMVSAPHLTHMFYHIATTGVSIMHLASL; encoded by the coding sequence ATGTCGAGTATTGCACCATCAATGAGAACAAGGGTAAGGATACCAGGATATCTCTCTTTTATGTACCACATGTTTTGTTGTTCTCATGTTGTCAACTCTTGTTTCttctcttctattttttttcctgatggAGTAGCCATGGAAGAGAAGGAAGACTCTCTGCGTGCAAGTGTGACTGAGCAAGACACTGAGGCCCTGCTGCTCCGTGATGTGCTTATTAATGGTATACTTGCAATTGGCACGCTGGGCCACAATGTAAACTCACTCTGTCCTGAGTCCTGTATTGAACAAGATGAGCCCATCATCATGTGTGATGAGAAAGTGGAACAAGAGAAGTGCGAAGAAGAAAAGGCTGAGGCTAAACAGGACACACCAGTTACAGCACCAAGTGAACCGGCATCTGCTCTTGAGCCTGCCAAGATGCACTCATCATCGATGAAAGAAGACAACTTCATGTGCTTTGTGAAGGAGGAAATCCTAATGCATGGCATGGAAGTGGAAGATGTTCCTAACATCCAGGAACGACCACTTCTGATGTTAGAGAAGGTGGAGAAAGTGAGAACTACACTTGCCGATCTATTTGCTGCAGAAGCATTCTCATCAAGTGATGCAGAGGATAAGTGTTACCCGAAAATCGTCATTGTTGCTGGGGCATCCACTTCAAAGCCTACGTCGTGCATGGAGAAGATGCATCACAAGAAGCCAACAAAACCAACGTCAAAGCCGCTGAAGGCTACAAGAAAATTAAGTCGAGTATGGTTTTCTTCGTCTCTGCTTTATTTGTTAAGCCTTGTTACATTATATTTTACTAGTCTGGAATTTATTACACTTTGTTCCATGGTCAGTGCGCCACATCTTACACATATGTTTTACCATATAGCTACAACTGGAGTAAGCATTATGCATCTAGCCAGTCTTTAG
- the LOC107277799 gene encoding uncharacterized protein gives MQHLALLRPLIHPSPLPAASPLAARCRGGRGRGRGRGVRWRCATGGGAGGGEVEEGEGEGKREAAAWLSSAVGEKVDELLLREENRALVEGVEAAERRVERARAALADIERQEAAARLASEEVRRLERRRDEITESQRELLQAREMIDEAQRSLSSSLEDQSFGDVPSGDIDEDSERLESVKAAAVSSVVGVLASLPISFYEAHDFPQLFVQLSVIFISCALFGVTFRYAIRRDLDNVQLKTGAAAAFAFVRGLAMVESGRPFELSTDALISLALDGAVSVVENILTFLPAAIALDYCFKMRFLSPFPTRKQ, from the exons ATGCAACACCTCGCCCTCCTCCGTCCGCTCATCCATCCCTCTCCCCTTCCGGCCGCGAGTCCCCTCGCTGCGCGatgccgcggcggccggggccgaggccgaggccgaggcgtcCGCTGGAGATGCGCGACGGggggaggcgcgggcggcggcgaggttgaggagggggagggggaggggaagcgggaggcggcggcgtggctgaGCTCGGCGGTGGGGGAGAAGGTGGACGAGCTGCTGCTGCGCGAGGAGAACCGCGCGCTGGTGGAAGGGGTCGAGGCCGCCGAGCGGCGGGTGGAGCGGGcgcgcgccgcgctcgccgacaTCGAGCGCCaggaggccgccgcccgcctcgccagCGAGGAGGTCCGCCGCCTCGAGAGGCGCCGCGACGAG atcaCAGAGTCCCAACGTGAATTGCTACAAGCAAGAGAAATGATTGATGAAGCACAACGTTCCTTGTCTTCTAGTCTTGAGGATCAAAGCTTTGGAGATGTACCAAGTGGAGATATTGATGAAGATAGTGAAAGACTGGAATCTGTAAAAGCTGCAGCAGTTTCCTCTGTAGTTGGTGTTCTAGCTAGTTTACCCATATCTTTTTATGAAGCCCATGATTTTCCACAATTATTTGTTCAGTTGTCAGTTATTTTCATAAGTTGTGCTTTGTTTGGAGTAACATTCCGGTATGCCATTAGGAGAGATCTGGACAATGTCCAACTAAAAACAGGGGCTGCTGCTGCATTTGCTTTTGTAAGAG GCCTTGCTATGGTGGAATCTGGGAGGCCCTTTGAGCTGAGCACTGATGCCTTAATATCACTTGCCCTTGATGGTGCAGTTAGTGTGGTTGAGAACATTTTGACATTTCTACCTGCTGCAATTGCACTGGACTATTGTTTTAAGATGAGATTTTTGAGTCCATTTCCTACAAGAAAACAGTAG
- the LOC4347656 gene encoding uncharacterized protein: MATAEAKRRRHHSPPASIAAGGDSSTPTSAAPADSSSPSLDLIPDIARRLTSLEDFFSLRASCRAYRALLPASRRLLASQSPLLLVSLYPSFAEALFHPRLRRLHRFRLPWGHHLPPSRYTLLYAHGFLVTSTTAANNYPPRLLLLRLFTGEQLRLPRVFAPFSRVILTADLLVVIFLPGRATVQHCRPGDALWRVASAPAPHVFDDLISVNGTLYALVGLRLATLQLSESSLELSFLGGEHDDANRPEGDRFMLGECGGEVLLISVEHEERVVYRVFRWASEKRKWEMITNLGGRSLFLGLDGFAACVDQDHPGVRGDCLYAAGRRLGEWHEYSLADGTCDVCNADYPGAPPLNNSSLIRPSVWIFPSLC; this comes from the coding sequence ATGGCCACCGCAGAGGCGAAGCGCCGGCGCCACCACTCACCGccggcctccatcgccgccggcggcgattcCTCCACCCCTACCTCGGCGGCGCCCGCCGACTCGTCGTCCCCGTCGCTGGATCTCATCCCCGACATAGCCCGCCGCCTGACGTCCCTGGAGGATTTCTTCTCCCTGCGCGCCTCCTGCCGCGCCTACCGCGCGCTCCTCCCGGcgtcgcgccgcctcctcgcctcgcagtccccgctcctcctcgtctccCTCTACCCCTCCTTCGCCGAGGCGCTCTTCcacccgcgcctccgccgcctccaccgcttcCGCCTCCCATGGGGGCACCACCTGCCCCCCTCGCGCTACACCCTCCTCTACGCCCACGGCTTCCTCgtcacctccaccaccgccgccaacaACTACCCGCCaaggctcctcctcctccgcctcttcACCGGCGAGCAGCTCCGCCTCCCCAGGGTCTTCGCGCCCTTCTCCCGCGTCATCCTCACCGCGGACCTCCTCGTCGTCATCTTCTTGCCCGGCCGGGCCACCGTCCAGCACTGCCGCCCCGGGGACGCGCTCTGGCGCGTTGCCTCCGCCCCTGCACCCCATGTGTTCGACGATTTGATCTCTGTCAATGGCACCCTCTACGCGCTGGTTGGCCTCCGTCTTGCCACGCTCCAGCTGTCGGAGAGTTCGCTGGAGCTGTCATTTCTGGGAGGAGAGCATGATGACGCGAACAGGCCGGAGGGGGATCGGTTCATGCTCGGGGAGTGTGGAGGCGAGGTGTTGCTCATCAGCGTGGAGCATGAGGAGAGGGTTGTGTACCGCGTGTTCCGTTGGGCATCTGAGAAAAGGAAGTGGGAGATGATCACCAACTTGGGCGGGCGGTCGCTGTTTCTTGGCTTGGATGGATTCGCAGCTTGCGTTGATCAAGATCATCCAGGGGTTCGAGGGGATTGCTTATATGCAGCTGGGCGACGCTTGGGTGAGTGGCATGAGTATTCCTTGGCTGATGGAACCTGTGATGTCTGCAATGCTGACTATCCAGGCGCGCCACCCCTGAACAACAGTTCACTGATCAGACCATCAGTTTGGATCTTTCCCAGCTTGTGTTGA